The segment CCCGGCGGCCGGCCGGCAGCTCCTCCAGCACCGGGTTGACCACGTGCCCGATGTGCCGGACGCCCTCGTCGTCGGGGCAGTCGTAGACGAAGACCTTCAGGTCGACGCCGATCTGGTTGGCGGCCAGGCCGACGCCCTCCGCCGCGTACATCGACTGGAACATGTCGTCGATCAGCGCGGACAGCTCGCCGTCGAACGCGGTGACGGTCCTGACCTCGCGGTGCAGCACCGGGTTGCCGACCACGGTGATCGGACGGGCGGTGCCCCTGGTCAGGTCGGGCTCCTCGCCGACCACCCGCCGGGGCCCGGTCCCCTCGTCCTCGTGCGCGTGCTCGTGGTCGTGCTGCTCGGCCATCGCTCGGTTCCGCTTTCGTCCGCATCCGCCTGGTGTACCGGTCCAGGGTACGGGGCGCGGTCCGGCCGCGGGCGGCCCCGGGTCAGCAGACCTCTTCGAGGTCCCGGTAGGCGCGGGTGGCCGGGGAGGCCGCGGCCCAGCGCTCCAGCAGGGCCCGGACCAGGCCGGCCGGCGCGGCGATCCCGCACTCCCGCTCGACCTGCCAGGGGCCGCCGGCCGAGCCCTGGCTGAGGTGGCTGAGGTGGCCGGGGTGCAGCGGGTCGCCGTCGTCGTGCGGGTCGTGGTGCGCGGTGTGGCCGTCGTCGATGGCCATCCGGGACTCCGAGCAGGTGCGGCACAGCAGCCGCACCGAGGACGTCCAGTCCTCGGCGGCGTACCCGGCGTCGGCCACCGTCTTCTCCAGCGCGTCCCGGTCGGTGGCGGTGGCGGCCTGCAGCAGCACCACCCAGGTCGGCACGGGCGACGGCGCCCACAGCTCGATCTCGTCGAAGACCGGGTAGGCGACGCCGTCGGCGACCCGCTCGCCGTGCGGGGCGCCGTCGTGCAGCACCACCTCGCCCCAGCGGCGGCCGGAGGACGGCAGCGGGATGGACAGCACCTCGATCCGGGCCGGGTCGAGCCGCCGCCCCCACACCACCTCGGACTCGCCGTCCGGGGACAGCCGCACCGGGGTGGTGCCCAGGTCCAGCTCGATCGGCCCGTCCAGCCCGGGCCCGCCGGGCAGCCGCAGCCCGTACGCCTGCCAGGCGCGGCGGGCCAGCGGCCAGTCCTGCAGGGCGGTGGCGGTGATGCCGAGGTTCCACCAGTCCGGGGCGCCGTGCTGGCGGTCGAGCAGCGCGACGGCGCGCAGGCCGGCCGAGCGGGCCTGCTCCCAGTCGCGGCGGAACTTGTGCAGCAGGGCCAGGTTGAACCAGGAGTCGGACAGCCACGGTTCCAGGTCGGCGGCCATCACCAGCAACGCCCCGGCGTCCTCGTAGCGGCCGTCTCCGATCAGGGTGAACGCACGGTCGGTGGTCTGCCGCCAGGTCGCCGACGGACGGTGCCGTGCGCGGTGGAAGATCCTCACGTTGGTCCCTTGCCGTCGGTCGTCACCGGGTCGCCCCGCCTCCGGGTCTTCCCGCCACGACCGCATCCAACCACGCCCGCCCCCGGCCGCGCGCCCCGCGCGGCCATTCAGGCCGCCGGGCGGCAGCGGCGGTCCGGGCCGCGGGCGGCGCGGTGGCCGCGGCGGCCGAGCCGGGCCAGCGCGTCCAGCACCACCGGGTCGTAGCCGTGCCCGGCGTCCAGCCGCAGGTGCTCCAGCGGGTCGAGCAGCCCGGCCCGGGGGCGGTCGGCGGCGGCGGTGCGCAGGTCGTCGTGGGCGTTGGCGACCCGGATGATCCGGGAGGCCAGCGGCAGGGTGGGGTCGTGCCGGCCGTCGGCGAGGCGGCACGGGTCGGCCAGCCTCGCGACCTGCTGCCACACCTGCCGAGGCACCCCGGTGCGCTGGATCACCTCGCTGCCGAGCCGGGCGATCCGCTGCTGCTCGCCGTCCGGCAGCAGCGCGGTGGCCCCGCCCGGGACGGGCTCGACCAGCGACAGCTGCCCGATGTCGTGCATCAGCGCGGCGTACTCGAGCAGCGTCAGTTCCCGGCTGCCGAGGCCGAGTTCGCGCCCCAGCGCGCACGCCGTGTCGGCGACCCGGCGGGCGTGCCCGGGGGTGGTGTACCCGGCGATCTCGGTGGCCCGGGCCAGCGTCTCGATGGTCTGCCCGGTGGTGGCCCGCACCGCGACGGCCCGCCGGAACGACGCCTGGGCGAGGATCAGCGGCAGGCAGAACACCGGCAGCGCCCACAGCCCGGCCTCCCCGGCGAGCAGGCTCAGCAGCAGTCCGGTGGCGACCTGCGCGGAGCCGATGCCGAGCAGCGCGTGCAGCTGGTCGTCCAGCGCGGCGGCGTACCGCAACCCGGTGCGGGCGCACTGCTGGACGGCGGCCAGCACCGCGTCGCCGAGCGCGGTCAGCGCGGCGACCCCGGCGAGCAGCGCCCCGTAGGCGGGTCCGGGCATCCGGTCGGTGACGCCGGAGTTGTACAGCGGCTGGAACAGCAGGGCGGCGAACGCCACGGTGACCAGTCGGCGGGCGGCGGCGTCCAGGCCGGCCAGCGGGGCGCGCGGCCGGTGCCGGACGGCGGCCAGCGCCCACTGCCCGGCGAGCTGGGCGCCGAGCCCGAGCAGGGTGCCGACCGCGGTGACGCCCGCGACCTGCAGCATCCCGTGCGTGGTGGGCAGCCCGTGCAGCGGCCCGAGCAGCGCGTACGCGAGGGCGACGGCGGTGGCGACGGGCGCGGGTTCGCGGTCGCCGGGCAGCGCGGGCCCGGCGCACTGGCCGAGGCCGATCAGCACGGCGAAGGCCAGGGCGACGCCGCGCTGGGCGACGCCGTCGGCCAGCGCGTGCAGGACGGCGGCGGCCCCGAGCGTGACGGCCGCGGCGAGCAGCAGGTCGGCCGGGACCGGGCGGCGGCGGGTGTTCACGCCGCTCCCCCGGCCGGCAGGCCGGTGCCGGACTGCTGGGGCAGCCGGGCCGGCTCGGGCACGCCGAGCGGGATGTCCGGCACCTCGCCGTCCCAGCCGCCGGGCGGCGGCGGTTCGGGCTGCCAGCCGTGCTCGGCGACGGCCTCGACCAGCGCGCCGACCATCACCGGGTCGAACTGGCTGCCGGCGCACCGCTCCAGTTCGGCGACCGCCTCGGGGACGGGACGGCCGCGCCGGTAGGAGCGGGTGGAGGTCATCGAGTCGAAGGCGTCGGCGACCGAGATGATCCGGGCGAACTCGGGGATCCGCTCCCCGGTCAGCCCGTGCGGGTAGCCGCGGCCGTCCATCCGCTCGTGGTGGTGCAGGATGCCGTCGCGGCCCTCGCCGAGGAAGTCCAGCTGCCGCACCAGCTCGTGCCCGAACACCGGGTGCACCTCGACGGCGCGCCGCTCGGCGTCGGTCAGCGGCCCGTTGCGGCGCAGCAGTTCGGTGGCGACGGCGAGCTTGCCGACGTCGTGCAGCGTCCCGGCGAAGTGCAGGGTGCGGATCCGGTCCTCGGCCAGGCCGAGCTGGCGGGCGATCAGCACCGAGGCCCGGCCGACCCGTTCGCTGTGGCCGCGGGTGTACGCGTCCTTGATCTCCACGGCTTGCACCAGGGCCTGGACGGTGGCCCGGTGCGCGGTCCGCTCGCGGTGGCCCTGCGCGGACAGCCAGGCGGTGATGGTCAGCGGCAGCAGCCCGAGCACGGCGGCGAACGCCCCGTACGGGCCCTGCCACAGCACCGCGATCATCAGGCCGCCCGCGCCGTGCAGCAGCGCGGCGGGCGCGGCCCGGCGCAGCGCCCGGGCCGCGCCGGGCCCGGCGGCGCCGCAGGTCAGCCGGACCATGCCGGCCACCAGCACGCCGTTGACCAGACAGAACGTCAGGATCGCGCCCAGCGCGCCCAGCGCGGCGCCGGGGAAGCGGGTGCCGAGCAGCAGCCGGACCCCGCCGAGCAGCCGGAACACCTCGGCGGCGGCGGCCGCGGCCAGGGCCAGTTGGGCGGCGTTCCACACCCGGCGCAGCCCGCGCGGGTGGGCGGCCGGGCCGAGCAGCGCCCCGGGCAGGGCGACCAGGGCGGCCGCGGCGGGCGGCAGCATCAGCACGCCCGCGAACAGCACCGGGAAGAAGCCGCTGCCCCGCGGGTCGGCCGGGGCCTCGTCGGCGGGGCGGCCGCGCAGCCGGCGCCAGACCCGGGCGCACGGGGTGCGGGCGCCCTGCGCCAGCGACTCCAGGCACATGTGCAGCAGGGCCAGCAGGCCGATCCGGGGCCAGTCGGGCCGGGGGCCGGCGACGGCCAGCGGGAGCAGCACCGCGAACGCGGCCGCCAGGACGGCGGCCAGGTAGCCCAGGGCCCGCCCCGGCAGGGCGGCGGCGCTCCGCTGGCGTTCGCTTCCGCTGGCGATCTCGGCCTCCCCAGCCCGTTCCGGGCCCTCCGACGTGAGGACTCGTCAGAGAATAGGGCCCGCCCGCGCGGGTGCGGCGCACGATCGCGTATTGCCGCAGCCGGAGCAGCGACAGCTCACCCGATCGAGTGAGTGCTACTCGGCGGTCGCCACCGCGGAGCCGTGTCCGGCCGTTCCGTCGACCGTCACCTCGACGCTCACCGCGGACACCTCGATCACCGAGGTGTCCACCTCTCCCGAGCGCTGGGTGCGGATCGAGTCGATCCGGGCCAGCACCTTGGCCCGC is part of the Kitasatospora cineracea genome and harbors:
- a CDS encoding HD-GYP domain-containing protein — protein: MNTRRRPVPADLLLAAAVTLGAAAVLHALADGVAQRGVALAFAVLIGLGQCAGPALPGDREPAPVATAVALAYALLGPLHGLPTTHGMLQVAGVTAVGTLLGLGAQLAGQWALAAVRHRPRAPLAGLDAAARRLVTVAFAALLFQPLYNSGVTDRMPGPAYGALLAGVAALTALGDAVLAAVQQCARTGLRYAAALDDQLHALLGIGSAQVATGLLLSLLAGEAGLWALPVFCLPLILAQASFRRAVAVRATTGQTIETLARATEIAGYTTPGHARRVADTACALGRELGLGSRELTLLEYAALMHDIGQLSLVEPVPGGATALLPDGEQQRIARLGSEVIQRTGVPRQVWQQVARLADPCRLADGRHDPTLPLASRIIRVANAHDDLRTAAADRPRAGLLDPLEHLRLDAGHGYDPVVLDALARLGRRGHRAARGPDRRCRPAA
- a CDS encoding tetratricopeptide repeat protein, whose amino-acid sequence is MRIFHRARHRPSATWRQTTDRAFTLIGDGRYEDAGALLVMAADLEPWLSDSWFNLALLHKFRRDWEQARSAGLRAVALLDRQHGAPDWWNLGITATALQDWPLARRAWQAYGLRLPGGPGLDGPIELDLGTTPVRLSPDGESEVVWGRRLDPARIEVLSIPLPSSGRRWGEVVLHDGAPHGERVADGVAYPVFDEIELWAPSPVPTWVVLLQAATATDRDALEKTVADAGYAAEDWTSSVRLLCRTCSESRMAIDDGHTAHHDPHDDGDPLHPGHLSHLSQGSAGGPWQVERECGIAAPAGLVRALLERWAAASPATRAYRDLEEVC
- a CDS encoding HD-GYP domain-containing protein; protein product: MGYLAAVLAAAFAVLLPLAVAGPRPDWPRIGLLALLHMCLESLAQGARTPCARVWRRLRGRPADEAPADPRGSGFFPVLFAGVLMLPPAAAALVALPGALLGPAAHPRGLRRVWNAAQLALAAAAAAEVFRLLGGVRLLLGTRFPGAALGALGAILTFCLVNGVLVAGMVRLTCGAAGPGAARALRRAAPAALLHGAGGLMIAVLWQGPYGAFAAVLGLLPLTITAWLSAQGHRERTAHRATVQALVQAVEIKDAYTRGHSERVGRASVLIARQLGLAEDRIRTLHFAGTLHDVGKLAVATELLRRNGPLTDAERRAVEVHPVFGHELVRQLDFLGEGRDGILHHHERMDGRGYPHGLTGERIPEFARIISVADAFDSMTSTRSYRRGRPVPEAVAELERCAGSQFDPVMVGALVEAVAEHGWQPEPPPPGGWDGEVPDIPLGVPEPARLPQQSGTGLPAGGAA
- the def gene encoding peptide deformylase yields the protein MAEQHDHEHAHEDEGTGPRRVVGEEPDLTRGTARPITVVGNPVLHREVRTVTAFDGELSALIDDMFQSMYAAEGVGLAANQIGVDLKVFVYDCPDDEGVRHIGHVVNPVLEELPAGRRALDDGQEGCLSVPTAYQELARPDYAAVTGQDKDGNPVRVEGTGFFARCLQHETDHLYGYLYIDRLSKRDRKDALRQMADGTPKYATVPNG